Proteins encoded within one genomic window of Bradyrhizobium sp. 186:
- a CDS encoding indolepyruvate ferredoxin oxidoreductase family protein, with product MGINQGPISLDQKYTQDTGHVFTTGIQALVRLPMAQIRRDRANGLNTAGFISGYRGSPLGGYDQQLFAARKHLEQYNIKFQPGVNEDLAATAVWGSQQLNLSPGAKYDGVVGIWYGKGPGVDRCGDVFRHGNAAGSAKNGGVLCLAGDDHGAKSSTVPHQSDHAFMSALMPYLYPSSIHEMIEMGLLGIAMSRYSGCWVGMKVITETVETTAEIDLTDEMKPFIIPPDFELPPGGLNLRWPDDRFEQDRRLQDYKGFAAIAFARANKVNRITMDSPNARFGIMASGKSYEDVRQALRELGITEEVAAKIGLRLYKIGMPWPLEPEGVRQFAVGLEEIFIIEERREIVENQVKQELFNWRDDVRPRIVGKMDEHDKRFLTFSAELSVASLATSLTERLLRLNLNPEIAEMIRVKADWFNGRQATQMQATAPVSRTPYFCSGCPHNTSTKVPEGSRALAGIGCHFMALWMDRSTETFTHMGGEGVPWVGIAPFTNENHIFANLGDGTYFHSGILAIRQAIASKANITYKILYNDAVAMTGGQHHDGDLSPQKITYQLHAEGIREIYLVSEAPDTYPADTIAPGVKKYHRDELDNVMKMCREFKGTSAIVFVQTCAAEKRRRRKRGLMEDPARRVMINPAVCEGCGDCSVQSNCISVEPLETEFGRKRAINQSSCNKDYSCLKGFCPSFVTIDGGAPRHRAPAELADIGALPEPASRPTLDKPYNIAVGGVGGTGVLTIGALLGMAAHIEGKASMILDMSGLAQKGGAVLSHVRLSDHPAEVTCSRIVTGTADVVLAADEVVAVAKDTISLCDTSRTRGVINSHVIPTADFVLNRDFNFQTRKLNGLLETALHKDSVFFDFTKPAEQLLGDSIATNMMMMGYAYQKGLLPLSAESIEQAIEVNGVSIKMNKEAFRLGRLAVADPKRLADMLKGTDEVVAPKALDAMTLDEVIAHRAKHLTAYQNGRLAKRYRKLVDEVSDAAKQGGYGDALTRAVAINYAKLLAYKDEYEVARLFTDGAFEQQLRDQFDGDFKFNFNLAPPILSSGVDALGRPKKRAFGPWMLKAFRLLAKFKFLRGTPLDIFGRSADRKLERDLIAGYEKDVATVLGLLSPLTIDTAVELLSLPDRIRGYGPVKEKAVADAKARYAQLAADLASPPPAPRQIAAE from the coding sequence ATGGGCATCAACCAGGGTCCGATCAGTCTCGATCAGAAATATACCCAGGATACCGGACACGTCTTCACCACAGGCATCCAGGCGCTGGTCCGCCTGCCCATGGCCCAGATCCGGCGCGACCGCGCCAACGGCCTCAACACCGCGGGTTTCATCTCCGGCTATCGCGGCTCGCCGCTCGGCGGCTACGACCAGCAGCTCTTTGCTGCGCGAAAGCATCTCGAGCAGTACAACATCAAGTTCCAGCCCGGCGTGAACGAGGATCTGGCGGCGACTGCGGTCTGGGGCTCGCAGCAGCTCAACCTCTCGCCGGGCGCCAAGTACGATGGCGTGGTCGGCATCTGGTACGGCAAGGGCCCTGGCGTCGACCGCTGCGGCGACGTCTTTCGCCACGGCAACGCGGCGGGCTCGGCCAAGAACGGCGGCGTCTTGTGTTTGGCCGGCGACGACCATGGGGCTAAATCCTCGACCGTCCCGCATCAGTCCGACCACGCCTTCATGTCGGCGTTGATGCCCTATCTCTACCCGTCCAGCATCCACGAGATGATCGAGATGGGCCTGCTCGGCATCGCGATGTCGCGCTACTCGGGCTGCTGGGTCGGCATGAAGGTGATCACGGAGACGGTGGAGACCACCGCCGAGATCGACCTCACCGACGAGATGAAGCCCTTCATCATCCCCCCTGACTTCGAGCTGCCGCCCGGCGGCCTCAACCTGCGCTGGCCGGACGACCGTTTCGAGCAGGACCGCCGTCTCCAGGACTACAAGGGCTTTGCCGCGATCGCCTTTGCGCGCGCCAACAAGGTCAACCGCATCACCATGGATTCGCCGAACGCCCGCTTTGGCATCATGGCATCCGGCAAGAGCTATGAGGACGTGCGGCAGGCGCTGCGCGAGCTCGGCATCACCGAGGAAGTCGCCGCGAAGATCGGCCTTCGCCTCTACAAGATCGGCATGCCCTGGCCGCTGGAGCCGGAAGGCGTACGCCAGTTCGCGGTCGGCCTTGAAGAAATCTTCATCATCGAGGAACGGCGCGAGATCGTCGAGAACCAGGTCAAGCAGGAGCTGTTCAACTGGCGCGACGACGTCCGCCCGCGCATCGTCGGCAAGATGGACGAGCACGACAAGCGCTTCCTGACCTTCTCCGCCGAGCTCAGCGTCGCCTCGCTCGCAACCTCGCTTACCGAGCGACTTCTCCGACTTAATCTCAACCCCGAGATTGCGGAGATGATCCGCGTCAAGGCCGACTGGTTCAACGGCCGTCAGGCGACCCAGATGCAGGCGACGGCGCCTGTCTCCCGCACCCCGTATTTCTGCTCCGGCTGTCCCCACAACACCTCGACCAAGGTCCCCGAAGGTAGCCGCGCGCTCGCCGGCATCGGCTGTCATTTCATGGCGCTGTGGATGGACCGCTCGACCGAGACCTTCACGCATATGGGCGGCGAGGGCGTTCCGTGGGTCGGCATCGCACCCTTCACCAACGAGAACCACATCTTCGCCAATCTCGGCGACGGCACCTATTTCCACTCCGGCATTCTGGCGATCCGTCAGGCGATCGCCTCCAAGGCCAACATCACCTACAAGATCCTCTACAATGACGCGGTGGCCATGACCGGCGGCCAGCACCATGATGGCGATCTCTCGCCGCAGAAGATCACCTACCAGCTCCACGCCGAAGGCATCCGCGAGATCTATCTGGTCTCGGAGGCGCCCGACACTTATCCGGCCGACACCATCGCGCCCGGCGTGAAGAAGTATCACCGCGACGAGCTCGACAACGTCATGAAGATGTGCCGCGAGTTCAAGGGCACCTCGGCCATCGTCTTCGTGCAGACCTGCGCGGCCGAGAAGCGCCGGCGCCGCAAGCGCGGCCTGATGGAGGATCCGGCGCGCCGCGTCATGATCAACCCGGCCGTCTGCGAAGGCTGCGGCGACTGTTCGGTGCAGTCGAACTGCATCTCGGTCGAGCCGCTGGAGACCGAGTTCGGCCGCAAGCGCGCCATCAACCAGTCGTCCTGCAACAAGGATTATTCCTGCCTCAAGGGCTTTTGCCCATCCTTCGTCACCATCGACGGTGGCGCGCCGCGCCATCGCGCGCCGGCGGAGCTCGCCGATATCGGCGCGCTTCCCGAACCGGCCTCGCGCCCGACGCTCGACAAGCCCTACAACATCGCGGTCGGCGGCGTTGGCGGCACCGGTGTGCTCACGATCGGCGCGCTGCTCGGTATGGCCGCCCATATCGAGGGCAAGGCCTCGATGATCCTCGACATGTCGGGCCTGGCACAGAAGGGCGGGGCGGTGCTCAGCCACGTCCGGCTGTCGGATCACCCGGCAGAGGTGACCTGCTCGCGCATCGTCACCGGCACGGCCGATGTCGTGCTTGCCGCCGATGAGGTGGTCGCGGTCGCCAAGGACACCATCTCGCTCTGCGACACCAGCCGCACCCGCGGCGTCATCAACAGCCACGTCATTCCCACCGCCGACTTCGTCCTCAACCGCGATTTCAACTTCCAGACCCGCAAGCTGAATGGGTTGCTGGAAACGGCGCTGCACAAGGATTCGGTGTTCTTCGATTTCACCAAGCCGGCCGAGCAGCTGCTCGGCGATTCCATCGCCACCAACATGATGATGATGGGCTACGCCTATCAAAAGGGTCTCTTGCCCTTGTCTGCGGAGTCGATCGAGCAGGCGATCGAGGTCAACGGCGTTTCGATCAAGATGAACAAGGAGGCCTTCCGCCTTGGCCGCCTCGCGGTCGCCGATCCCAAGCGGCTTGCCGACATGCTGAAGGGGACCGACGAGGTCGTCGCGCCCAAGGCCTTGGACGCAATGACGCTGGACGAGGTCATCGCGCATCGCGCCAAGCATCTCACCGCCTATCAGAACGGCCGGCTGGCCAAGCGTTATCGCAAGCTGGTCGATGAGGTCAGCGACGCTGCCAAACAGGGCGGCTATGGCGATGCGCTGACGCGCGCGGTTGCGATCAACTACGCAAAGCTGCTCGCCTACAAGGACGAATACGAGGTCGCGCGCCTCTTCACCGACGGCGCCTTCGAGCAGCAGCTTCGCGACCAGTTCGACGGCGATTTCAAGTTCAACTTCAATCTCGCCCCGCCGATCCTTAGCAGCGGCGTCGATGCGCTCGGCCGCCCGAAGAAGCGCGCGTTCGGTCCGTGGATGCTGAAGGCATTCCGCTTGCTCGCAAAATTCAAGTTCCTGCGCGGCACACCGCTCGACATCTTCGGCCGCAGCGCCGACCGCAAGCTCGAGCGCGACCTCATCGCCGGCTACGAGAAGGACGTCGCCACCGTGCTCGGCCTGTTGTCGCCGCTCACGATCGACACTGCGGTCGAACTGCTGTCGCTGCCCGACCGCATCCGCGGCTACGGCCCGGTGAAGGAGAAGGCGGTCGCGGACGCCAAGGCCCGCTACGCTCAGCTCGCCGCCGACCTCGCGAGCCCACCGCCCGCGCCAAGGCAGATCGCGGCGGAGTAG
- a CDS encoding thiolase domain-containing protein: MTIKGKAYIAGIYEHPTRHAPDKSTAQLHAEVAKGAIEDAGLSKDDVDGYFCAGDAPGGAWPMVDYLGLNTKKLRHVDSTETGGCSYIIHLGHAAEAIAAGKCSIALITLAGKPRTGAMPPRAAGAEADFESAYGATTHNAYGMCAMRHMHDYGTTSEQLAWIKVAASHHAQYNPHAMLKEVVTVEDVLNSPMISDPLHRMDCCVVSDGGGALIVTTPEIAKSLKKPLVKLIGHGEAMKGPRGGKDLDLTYSAGIWSGPRAFEEAGITPKDIKYASIYDSFTITVLMQLEDLGFCKKGEGGKFVADGNLISGVGKLPFNTDGGGLCSNHPVNRGGMTKIIEAVRQLRGEAHPKVQVKNCDLAIAHGTGGLLGVRHAASTAILERV, translated from the coding sequence TTGACCATCAAGGGCAAGGCCTACATTGCCGGGATCTACGAACACCCGACCCGGCACGCGCCGGACAAATCCACCGCCCAGCTCCACGCCGAGGTCGCCAAGGGCGCGATCGAGGATGCCGGGCTCAGCAAGGACGACGTTGACGGCTATTTCTGCGCGGGCGACGCCCCGGGCGGCGCCTGGCCGATGGTCGATTATCTCGGCCTGAACACCAAAAAACTCCGCCACGTCGATTCCACCGAAACCGGCGGCTGTTCCTACATCATCCATCTCGGCCATGCGGCTGAGGCGATCGCGGCGGGCAAATGCTCGATCGCTCTGATCACGCTCGCGGGCAAGCCGCGCACCGGCGCGATGCCGCCGCGCGCGGCCGGCGCCGAAGCCGACTTCGAGTCCGCCTACGGTGCGACCACCCACAATGCCTATGGCATGTGTGCCATGCGCCACATGCACGACTATGGCACCACCTCCGAGCAGCTTGCCTGGATCAAGGTCGCGGCTTCGCATCACGCGCAATACAATCCGCATGCGATGCTCAAGGAGGTCGTCACGGTCGAGGACGTGCTGAACTCGCCGATGATTTCCGATCCCTTGCATCGCATGGATTGCTGCGTCGTCTCCGACGGCGGTGGCGCCCTGATCGTGACCACACCCGAGATCGCCAAAAGCTTGAAGAAGCCGCTGGTCAAGCTGATCGGCCACGGCGAAGCGATGAAGGGCCCGCGCGGCGGCAAGGATCTCGACCTCACTTACTCCGCCGGTATCTGGTCCGGCCCGCGTGCGTTCGAGGAAGCCGGAATCACGCCAAAGGATATCAAATACGCCTCGATCTACGACAGCTTCACCATCACGGTGCTGATGCAGCTCGAGGACCTCGGCTTCTGCAAGAAGGGCGAGGGCGGCAAGTTCGTCGCTGACGGCAATCTGATCTCGGGTGTCGGCAAGCTGCCGTTCAACACCGATGGCGGCGGCCTGTGCAGCAACCATCCGGTCAACCGCGGCGGCATGACCAAGATCATCGAGGCCGTCCGGCAGCTGCGCGGCGAGGCGCATCCGAAGGTGCAGGTCAAGAACTGCGATCTCGCCATCGCCCACGGCACCGGCGGCCTTCTGGGCGTCCGCCACGCTGCCTCGACTGCGATTCTGGAGCGCGTGTGA
- a CDS encoding isocitrate lyase/phosphoenolpyruvate mutase family protein, whose product MVTTADKRATFTKMHESGCFILPNPVDVGSAKALQHLGFKALASSSAGFAWSIGKADYRVTVDDVCQHLAALCSAVDIPVNADFEGGFAVEPDKVGENVERGVRTGIAGLSIEDSTGDKDKPIYERALAVERIKAARKAIGDSGTMLVGRCEAYLWGVTDLKLVIDRLTAYADAGADCLYAPGLKTREDIAAVVKAVHPKPFNLLIGGSGLSLQEAADLGVRRISVGGSLARAAWGGFMRAAKEMAEKGTFSELSSGYSGGELNKMFS is encoded by the coding sequence ATGGTCACGACCGCGGACAAGCGCGCGACGTTCACGAAGATGCACGAGAGCGGCTGCTTCATCCTGCCCAATCCAGTCGACGTCGGTAGCGCCAAGGCGTTGCAGCATCTCGGTTTCAAGGCGCTTGCGTCGTCGAGTGCGGGCTTTGCCTGGAGCATCGGCAAGGCCGACTACCGCGTCACCGTCGACGACGTCTGTCAGCATCTGGCAGCATTGTGCTCGGCCGTCGACATTCCGGTGAATGCGGATTTCGAGGGCGGCTTTGCGGTGGAGCCGGACAAGGTCGGAGAAAATGTCGAGCGCGGGGTGCGCACCGGCATCGCCGGCCTCTCGATCGAGGATTCCACCGGCGACAAGGACAAGCCGATCTACGAGCGCGCGCTCGCGGTCGAGCGCATCAAGGCGGCGCGCAAGGCGATCGGCGACAGCGGCACGATGTTGGTCGGCCGCTGCGAGGCGTATCTGTGGGGCGTCACCGACCTTAAGCTCGTCATCGACCGGCTCACCGCGTACGCGGACGCCGGCGCCGACTGTCTTTATGCGCCGGGACTGAAGACCCGCGAGGATATTGCCGCGGTGGTGAAGGCGGTGCATCCAAAGCCGTTCAATCTCTTGATCGGTGGCTCGGGGCTGTCATTGCAGGAGGCCGCTGATCTCGGCGTGCGCCGGATCAGCGTCGGCGGTTCGCTCGCGCGTGCCGCCTGGGGCGGTTTCATGCGGGCCGCAAAAGAGATGGCGGAGAAGGGCACCTTCTCCGAGCTAAGCAGCGGTTATTCCGGCGGCGAGCTCAACAAGATGTTCAGCTAG
- a CDS encoding antibiotic biosynthesis monooxygenase — protein sequence MIAVIFEVWPKPEHRQNYFDLAADLKPILQTIDGFISVERFESLTEKGKILSVSFWRDEAAVEAWRNTMEHRRTQAKGRAKIFADYRLRIASVIRDYGMNDREQAPKDSRAVHDAH from the coding sequence ATGATCGCCGTGATCTTCGAGGTCTGGCCCAAGCCGGAACACCGCCAGAACTATTTCGACCTCGCGGCCGATCTGAAGCCGATCCTGCAAACCATCGACGGCTTCATCTCGGTCGAGCGCTTCGAGAGCCTGACCGAGAAGGGCAAGATCCTGTCGGTGTCGTTCTGGCGCGACGAGGCGGCGGTCGAGGCCTGGCGCAACACGATGGAGCACCGGCGCACCCAGGCCAAGGGCCGCGCAAAGATTTTTGCCGACTACCGCCTGCGCATTGCCAGCGTCATCCGTGACTACGGCATGAACGATCGCGAGCAGGCGCCGAAGGATAGCCGCGCCGTGCACGACGCGCACTAG
- a CDS encoding c-type cytochrome gives MRTILAGLLLCGAGASAAMASEPSPELVAYGKALVEAGDCAGCHTADPAKPFAGGKRIDTPFGAIYAPNLTPDRDTGIGAWIDADFTRALRYGIAPDGSNYYPAFPYPYFTRMTKDDTLAIRAYLGTLAPVVSRNKPPELRWPLNYRGLMRAWNYLFFKPGLFEPDQSESAAWNRGGYLVTGLGHCGACHTPKNYFGADKDAQAFSGSEVAGWFAPRLDGAARSGLKSWSVEDVTEYLQSGRNAKSHADGLMAEVVVNSTSKMSDADVRAIAVYLKSLPPARREPTAAPPDDAEMKAGQAVYARLCIACHEADGSGAPRIYPPLPANALLQSINPSSTLRIILDGAHTVTTPRAPNAGEMPAYAKQLSDEQVAAVTNYIRNSWGNTAPLVTPPQVAKARKGS, from the coding sequence ATGCGGACGATTCTGGCGGGACTACTCTTGTGCGGTGCGGGTGCGAGTGCCGCCATGGCCAGCGAGCCGTCACCGGAACTGGTCGCCTACGGCAAGGCGCTGGTCGAGGCCGGCGACTGCGCGGGCTGCCACACTGCCGATCCGGCAAAGCCGTTCGCCGGTGGAAAGCGGATCGACACGCCCTTCGGCGCGATCTATGCGCCGAACCTGACGCCGGACCGCGACACCGGGATCGGTGCCTGGATCGATGCCGATTTCACCCGCGCCTTGCGCTACGGCATCGCGCCTGACGGCTCGAACTATTACCCGGCCTTCCCCTATCCCTATTTCACGCGGATGACGAAGGACGACACGCTTGCCATCCGCGCCTATCTCGGAACGCTCGCACCTGTCGTCAGCCGCAACAAGCCGCCGGAGCTGCGCTGGCCGCTCAATTATCGCGGTCTGATGCGGGCCTGGAACTATTTGTTCTTCAAACCCGGCCTGTTCGAGCCGGACCAGAGCGAAAGCGCGGCTTGGAATCGCGGCGGCTATCTCGTCACAGGGCTCGGCCATTGCGGCGCCTGCCATACGCCGAAGAATTATTTTGGCGCGGACAAGGACGCGCAGGCGTTCTCCGGCAGCGAGGTTGCCGGCTGGTTCGCGCCGCGGCTCGATGGCGCCGCGCGCAGCGGGCTGAAATCGTGGAGCGTCGAGGACGTCACCGAATATCTGCAAAGCGGGCGCAACGCCAAAAGCCATGCCGACGGACTGATGGCCGAGGTGGTCGTCAACTCGACCTCCAAGATGAGCGATGCCGATGTGCGCGCCATCGCGGTATATCTGAAGAGCCTGCCGCCGGCGCGGCGTGAGCCGACGGCGGCGCCGCCGGACGATGCCGAGATGAAAGCAGGCCAAGCCGTCTACGCCCGGCTCTGCATCGCCTGCCATGAAGCCGACGGCTCCGGCGCGCCGCGCATCTATCCGCCGTTGCCCGCCAACGCGCTGCTGCAATCGATCAATCCATCCTCCACCTTGCGCATCATCCTCGACGGCGCGCACACCGTGACGACGCCGCGCGCGCCCAACGCCGGCGAGATGCCGGCCTATGCCAAGCAATTGTCCGACGAGCAGGTCGCGGCGGTGACGAACTACATCCGCAATTCCTGGGGCAACACGGCGCCGCTGGTGACGCCGCCGCAGGTGGCGAAGGCGCGGAAGGGCAGTTAA
- a CDS encoding metalloregulator ArsR/SmtB family transcription factor, with product MKSGPDIAMVAALVGDPARANMLTALMNGRALTASELAQEAGITPQTASSHLSKLEAGGLIEPEKQGRHRYYRLTDDDVAGVLEGLAGLAARTGHMRVRTGPKDPALRRARICYDHLAGDLGVQMLDTMRNQRLVRHKKQDIELTPDGERFLAEHLQISPDMLAHPRRPVCKACLDWSERRHHLAGTLGAAMMQRFTELKWAARDATPGSRVVNFTRTGEKQFAALFGHERE from the coding sequence ATGAAATCAGGTCCCGACATTGCCATGGTTGCCGCGCTGGTCGGCGATCCAGCCCGCGCCAACATGCTCACCGCGCTGATGAACGGCCGCGCGCTGACCGCGAGCGAGCTGGCGCAAGAGGCCGGCATCACGCCGCAGACCGCGAGCTCGCATCTCTCGAAGCTCGAGGCCGGTGGTCTCATCGAGCCCGAGAAACAGGGCCGGCACCGCTATTACCGTCTCACCGACGATGACGTCGCCGGCGTGCTCGAAGGCCTTGCGGGCCTTGCCGCGCGGACCGGCCATATGCGCGTACGCACCGGGCCGAAGGATCCGGCGCTGCGGCGCGCGCGCATCTGTTACGATCATCTCGCCGGCGATCTCGGCGTGCAGATGCTCGACACCATGCGCAACCAGCGGCTCGTCAGGCACAAGAAGCAGGACATCGAGCTGACGCCGGACGGCGAGCGCTTTCTGGCGGAGCATTTGCAGATCTCGCCCGACATGCTCGCCCATCCGCGCCGCCCGGTGTGCAAGGCCTGCCTCGACTGGAGCGAGCGGCGCCACCATCTCGCGGGCACGCTGGGTGCCGCCATGATGCAGCGCTTCACCGAATTGAAATGGGCCGCCCGCGACGCCACGCCCGGCAGCCGCGTGGTGAACTTTACCCGCACCGGCGAGAAGCAGTTTGCCGCGCTGTTCGGCCACGAGCGGGAGTAG
- a CDS encoding NIPSNAP family protein translates to MSITVFIRYQLDPFKRAQFEEYSKRWLTIIPKCGGDLIGYFMPHEGTNNIASALITFESLAAYEAYRARLRQDAEGIANFHFAEEHKFILAEERTFLRKVVL, encoded by the coding sequence ATGTCCATCACCGTCTTCATCCGCTACCAGCTCGATCCGTTCAAGCGCGCGCAGTTCGAGGAATATTCGAAGCGCTGGCTCACCATCATCCCGAAATGCGGCGGCGACCTGATCGGCTATTTCATGCCGCATGAGGGCACCAACAACATCGCGTCTGCGCTGATCACCTTCGAGAGCCTCGCCGCCTACGAGGCCTATCGCGCGCGGTTGCGGCAGGACGCCGAAGGCATCGCGAATTTTCACTTTGCGGAGGAACACAAATTCATCCTCGCAGAGGAGCGCACCTTCCTGCGCAAGGTGGTATTGTAG
- a CDS encoding alpha/beta hydrolase, producing the protein MNRILPAALAAALLAAPLASHAADTAPREPYGIALEGFAYPYPVHLLPVVNDGEQLSMAYMDVASAQPNGRTIVLLHGRNFPSSYWAPVIKMLSEAGYRVVVPDQIGFGKSSKPQGELHFDTLARNTIALLDHLKIDKAEIIAHSLGGMLGVRIARAYPDRVAHLVLTAPIGLEDYRLYVPPTPTEKIIEAEDKLTADGYRKQLQTNYAIKLPSEAITPFIDARFNIKGSPDYPRWLRAFVSSGQMIYREPVAHEVALVSEPTLFIMGADDHNAPGRPNAPEALRAKMGQNAELAKALAAKMPNARAEVIPDTGHLVFLEAPEKYKELVLGFLGR; encoded by the coding sequence ATGAACCGCATCCTTCCGGCAGCCCTCGCCGCCGCCCTCCTCGCCGCTCCCCTCGCCTCCCACGCCGCCGACACCGCGCCACGCGAGCCCTACGGCATCGCGCTCGAAGGCTTTGCCTATCCCTATCCCGTACACTTGCTGCCGGTCGTCAACGACGGCGAACAGCTCAGCATGGCTTATATGGACGTTGCGTCGGCGCAGCCGAACGGCCGTACGATCGTGCTGTTGCACGGACGCAATTTTCCGTCGAGCTACTGGGCGCCCGTCATCAAGATGCTCAGCGAGGCCGGCTACCGCGTCGTGGTGCCGGACCAGATCGGCTTCGGCAAATCCTCCAAGCCGCAGGGCGAGCTGCATTTCGACACGCTGGCGCGCAACACCATCGCGCTGCTCGATCATCTCAAGATCGACAAGGCCGAGATCATCGCGCATTCGCTCGGCGGCATGTTAGGGGTGCGCATTGCCCGCGCCTATCCCGACCGTGTCGCCCATCTGGTGCTGACCGCGCCGATCGGGCTCGAGGACTACCGGCTCTACGTGCCGCCGACGCCGACCGAGAAGATCATCGAGGCGGAGGACAAGCTCACCGCCGACGGCTATCGCAAGCAGCTCCAGACCAATTACGCGATCAAGCTGCCGAGCGAGGCGATCACACCGTTCATCGACGCCCGTTTCAACATCAAGGGCAGTCCGGATTATCCGCGCTGGCTGCGCGCCTTCGTCAGCTCCGGCCAGATGATCTACCGCGAGCCGGTCGCGCACGAGGTCGCGCTTGTTTCCGAGCCCACGCTGTTCATCATGGGCGCCGACGACCACAACGCGCCGGGACGGCCGAACGCACCGGAGGCGCTGCGCGCAAAAATGGGACAGAACGCCGAGCTCGCGAAGGCGCTTGCCGCGAAGATGCCGAATGCACGGGCCGAGGTGATCCCGGACACCGGGCATCTCGTCTTCCTGGAGGCACCGGAGAAGTACAAGGAGTTGGTGCTGGGCTTTCTCGGCCGCTAG
- a CDS encoding trimeric intracellular cation channel family protein translates to MWGLPPSDSVLHLLSLVALAAQGMTAALAAGRRSMDYVGVCFLGCITALGGGTLRDLFLGHYPLAWVQNPIYLALSGGAAFLTILIARLVHRLKVAFIVLDAIGLVVFTMTGCDIAWQMDATLPIVIVSGMVTGCAGGVLRDVLCNDVPLLFRSELYASVSVVTGLFYATAFGLNLNAELWTILTFILGISLRLLAVRYKWEMPKFVFTEDER, encoded by the coding sequence GTGTGGGGCCTGCCGCCGAGCGATAGCGTGCTGCATCTTCTGTCCTTGGTCGCGCTGGCCGCGCAGGGCATGACGGCGGCGCTCGCCGCCGGCCGGCGCAGCATGGACTACGTCGGCGTCTGCTTCCTCGGCTGCATCACGGCGCTCGGCGGCGGTACGCTGCGCGATCTCTTCCTCGGGCACTATCCGCTGGCCTGGGTGCAAAACCCGATCTATCTCGCCCTGAGCGGTGGCGCCGCCTTCCTCACCATCCTGATCGCGCGCCTCGTGCACCGGCTGAAGGTCGCTTTCATCGTGCTCGATGCCATCGGCCTCGTCGTCTTCACCATGACCGGCTGCGATATCGCCTGGCAGATGGATGCCACCCTGCCCATCGTCATCGTCTCCGGCATGGTGACGGGCTGCGCCGGCGGCGTGCTGCGCGACGTGCTCTGCAACGACGTACCGCTGCTGTTCCGCTCCGAGCTCTACGCCAGCGTCTCGGTCGTGACCGGCCTGTTCTACGCCACCGCGTTCGGCCTTAATCTGAATGCCGAGCTATGGACCATCCTGACCTTCATCCTCGGCATCAGCCTCCGCCTGCTGGCGGTGCGCTACAAATGGGAGATGCCGAAATTCGTGTTCACGGAGGACGAGCGGTAG